TTTTAAGGGCTGCCATTGAAACTCCCATGTTGGACCATGCCTGAAAATCGTCAGGTTTCAAATCAAGAGATATTTCAAAACTCTCTATAGCATCAGAATACCTTCCAGCACCTGAAAGGGCAACTCCCCTGTTGTCCCATACTTTCACATCATCTTTATTTAATTCTAATGCAGAATCATAACATATTAATGCTGCAACATATTCTTTTTGCATTAAAAGTCTATCTCCTTCGTTAACCCATGATTCAAATGCCTTTAAATCCCTAATATCTCCATTTTCTAAATTTGTCATTGATCATCTTTTTGATCTTTATTTAACTTAAATTTTAATCATTAAATACTAATTGAGCATAATTGGAGTTAATCAAATTATTGCTTAAAAATTTTCATGTCATTTATCATACCTGCAATATGAGCTAAAAAAATATTTATCATAAACTACAAATAAAATAGTGGAGATAGAACTATGATTGATTGGAAAGCCGTTATTATCGGATTTTTGGTGTCTCTTGTCCTTGGAACACTGCTTAGCTTTGTTATTCCTGTTGTGGGCGGGCTTATTTCATCACTTGTTGCAGGTATAATTGTTGGTTACATGGTTAACATTAATTTAACTAACGGCGCTGTAAATAGTGCTATTATGGGCCTTTTAGGTGGATTAATAGAATCAATAATCATCATCATATTAGGTGCGGCCTTTGCAGGGATCATTGGACTGCTTGTTGCAGCTCTTGGTGTCATTGTGGTTTTAGTGCTTACCATAATTCATGTGATAATTGCTGTAATTGGCGGTGTAATCGGGTCTGTAATTAGAGGAAATACATATTAAATTAATTATTTCTTATTTTCAAACTAAAATAAATAGTTAAATACCAAATAAAATATAAAACAGTTTTCTTTAATTGTATTGCAGTTAGATTAAGCTAAAAAAAGAAAAAAAATATTTATTCATCTTTTACGACGAATTTCTCCATAAACTTAGCATATACAGGCCTTGTTACAAAAATTCCAATTAAAACACCAAGGATTGTAGTAATTGCGAAGTTAGAAAGAAGCCCAATTCCAGTTAAACCTCTTGTTATCCCTACATAAAATAGTGGGATCATTGCAGCAATTAAAGTGGCTGCTGAAGCATATATAATAAAGAACGCACCTTTTATTTTAAGATTAAGTCCTGTTCTTCTTCTTTTTGAGACTTTACCCCTCTTAAGAACTTCATCTGTTATAATGATCTGGTCGTCTACTCCCGTACCTATCGCCGCAATAATACCTGCAATAGCCGCCAAATCTAACTCTACACTATGTGATATAGACATCACACCTAAAATAATGATGAGCTCTGCAACACTGGTGAAGACAATAGGCAATACTAAAATAGGTCTTCTATATCTAATGAAGACTATAACTGCGACTACAATTAACGCAAGTACTCCTGCCATTAACGCTCCAGTTCTAAACTGATCTCCTAAATCTGCAGATATGCCCTGTATCCCTGCAATATTAACAGACACCGGCAATGAACCAGACTGTAATACAGCATAAATTTCTTTTGCCTGATTTTCTGCATCTGATTTTGAATTTGCAGGAATTTGTACCTGTACATCGGGTTGAGCTACACCATTAGCAACATCAGGATTTATTTCTGGTGAACTAATCAGCTGATCATCCAAGTAAAAATCTACAGGTTGACCAGCTTTGCCATTTGCTGCTGCTGCAAATTTCTTAGCACCATCAGTTGACAGAGTAAATGGAACATATGCAGTATTTCCTATGATTTCATATGTTTTGACAC
The Methanobacterium bryantii genome window above contains:
- a CDS encoding preprotein translocase subunit SecD → MSNITDFLKDYRVIILIILLIGSLASISIYGVPQGLDLKGGSLVQIHLEHPVDTNTMSTVTTVLDKRLNVFGVSDIKVRASGDQDVIVEIANVQPDQVAKLIGKPGKFEAKIDNQTVITGSDITSVKTYEIIGNTAYVPFTLSTDGAKKFAAAANGKAGQPVDFYLDDQLISSPEINPDVANGVAQPDVQVQIPANSKSDAENQAKEIYAVLQSGSLPVSVNIAGIQGISADLGDQFRTGALMAGVLALIVVAVIVFIRYRRPILVLPIVFTSVAELIIILGVMSISHSVELDLAAIAGIIAAIGTGVDDQIIITDEVLKRGKVSKRRRTGLNLKIKGAFFIIYASAATLIAAMIPLFYVGITRGLTGIGLLSNFAITTILGVLIGIFVTRPVYAKFMEKFVVKDE
- a CDS encoding DUF5518 domain-containing protein, encoding MIDWKAVIIGFLVSLVLGTLLSFVIPVVGGLISSLVAGIIVGYMVNINLTNGAVNSAIMGLLGGLIESIIIIILGAAFAGIIGLLVAALGVIVVLVLTIIHVIIAVIGGVIGSVIRGNTY